Below is a window of Komagataella phaffii GS115 chromosome 1, complete sequence DNA.
GAAGATTGGAATATGGGCAACATTGTTCACACCTTAGTGAACAGAAGATACGGTGAAAAATGTATCACATATGCTGAGTCTCACGATCAGGCTCTGGTTGGTGACAAGACTTTGGCGTTCTGGCTAATGGATAAGGAAATGTATACCAACATGTCTGTACTATCTCCTTTGACTCCAGTCATTGATAGAGGTCTTTCTCTCCATAAACTGATTAGACTGATCACTCATTCCTTAGGAGGTGAGTCTTATCTTAACTTCGAAGGTAATGAGTTTGGACATCCAGAGTGGTTGGATTTCCCTAGAGTTGGAAACGGAGATTCTTATCACTACGCTCGCCGTCAATTCAATTTGCCGGACGACGAGTTATTGCGCTACAAGTTTTTAAATAACTTTGATGCTGCTATGAATAAGACTGAGGAAGTATATGGCTGGTTGAATTATCCCCAAGCCtatgtttctttgaaacacGAAGGTGATAAAGTTATTGCTTTTGAACGTCACAACTTGGTGTTCATTTTTAACTTCCACCCAACTAATTCCTATACTGATTACAGAATTGGTGTAGAGACTCCAGGCAAATACAAGATTGTTCTGAACTCGGACAGAGAAGAATATGGAGGTCATTCCCGTATTGACGAGGAAGTTTCCGAATTCTACACTACAGACCTGCCATGGAACAATCGAAAGAACTTTTTCCAGGTCTATATTCCTAACAGAACTGCGCTGGTGCTGGCTCCAGCTTAGTCAACTGTTGACCCTTCAATACTATTCTACTTTGTGAGTGAGAACTGCTTACTTTTTTATTATAACTTTCAGTATCTTGATTATGTAAGctctttttcagtctcTTCCTTGTTCCGGGTGTCCGCATGTTGTCGTTCAAAAAAACCTTTTCCGGCTCTCGAATCTCAACCCGGAGTTTGTATCAAAGTACCCCAGAAACTTCTTTTTTACTCCGAAAAGACGTGAGGTAAACAGTATGACGAAACCCCTGCCGCTGGAAGTTAAACGGAGCAGGCGTCCAACTTCCAGAGCGTGCAAGTTTTGTCACTTTAAGCATCTCCAGTGTGACGCCACTAGACCCTGTAAAAACTGTGTTAAGCGCAACATTGGTGACAGTTGTGAAGACATACAACGACGAAAGTATGGATCAAATGGTACGAAGAAACGGGCCCAAAGTGCTCAGAAGGTTCAATCCGACAGCCCTTCAGCTTCGTCTGCCACTAATGCTGGGACTTCTGCCGTTAATGAGTCTAAACTGGAATCTTCAGAGCTGCCCATGGTAGCTCAACAAACTCAGCAGACCCCACGGGGTTTAGAAACAATACCAACGATACCGCATCCCAACGCTGAAAATAATAGTTCATTCTTATCACCCACCACATCTCAGATGTTTAATACCGGAAGTAATACTTTGAtggatcaattgaagatgtCAGTTCCAGAGAATAACTCTATGTATCAACATGATACACTTTTTCAACCACCCAAGAAATATGAAAATAATTCTTATGGCTACGTGAACGCGGCACCCCAAGGTCAACATATGTTCTACGTTGGATACAGTGAGCCAGGGGAGCAAAGGGCATCGCCTGACGCTGAAAAAGAGCCTGGAACAAACCTTAATTCTCCTTCCAGCTACTTGTCACAATACTCTCATACACAATCACACACAAATTCACAATTAACAAATTCACCCTCTGTAGTTTATGAGTCGGAAATTGCCAAGCAGGAGGAATTGCAACTTACAAGCTTTGTGGAGGCGGCAAATAACGAAGAGCTGGACTTTTTTGACATGGACTTTACGCAGAGGCCTTTTATTCGccttttggaaaataatACTATGGTTTCCTCTTACCCCAACAACTCCACTCCTAAATTTTTCGATCATAGCCGCAGTCATGGGAGAATACCGAATACCGCCAAAGAGGTCCCCACCGAAATTCAACAAGACGAAGAATTTACTCCCCCGCTTATCTTGCGACACATCATAAAAAATCCTGATGATATCTATCTGACCAGAGTGGTCAAAGCTTACCAATATCCAAAGGCTTATCATGCTTTAACGAAATATTTAAAAACTCGGTTTGAGCGTACTCAATTAATTGAAATAGCAAAATGCATGTCCAAGTACCGACCTTCTTTCATTTCAGCAACCAAATCGTTGGTCGAAAATGACTTGATCTTCACAGAGAGGTCATTTCAACGATCGTTACTGGAGTATGAGAGTCTTATCTCAATGTCTGCTGCACCAACAATCATTTGGAGGCGTACTGGTGAGATAGTTGCTTTGACTAACGAGTTTTCCGTTTTAACTGGTTACTCCCGAATGAGTTTACTGTCCAAAAGAACTTTTATCATTGAGCTGATGGATGATGAATCTGTGGTTAATTATTTTAAACTCTTTAGCAGCATTGCTTTTGGAGACCTGAATGCAACTCTGTTGACAAATTGTGTCTTAAGAAAGGCAGCGCAAGATGATTATTTAAGATGTGCATGCGTTTGGACGATAAAGAGAGACGTGTTTGATATTCCCATGCTAATAGTTGGCCAATTTCTGCCAGTACTCGATTAAATCATTACCAGTATTTATTATGAATAGCTCATATATCAATGTGAGACTTCAGTATATATTATGCCgttattttttttcttcataTAATCAGCAAGAgaaaacttcttcttttccttcacTTCCTTGCCTGAAGGACTGGCCGATTTAATCCCAGGTTTCGTCCGTTCAACAGGATCATTCAATAAAAGCACTGGAGTTGGAAAATCGTCAATAGAGCCTGAAGTGCTTTCAATGGTTGGCTTCATATCGTTGGAGCGTTCAGATAGTTTTGTTCCTGTGTCTTTAATactgtttctctttctttgagcctctttcaaaattctgTAAATGTATGGAAGTAGTTCTCGAGGCCTGTCAAGAATCGATTGATTTGACTTCGATCGTTTATTCACAAACGCATTCTCATTCAAGGAGTTGCCATTATTATCCCCCTCAGACTTTTCAGCTGAAGTACTTTCAGTCTTGTCTACGAGAGTTTCGTTTGAAGCCAATTTATCAATTTGTAAAGTTCTGTTCCTCAAACGAGTTTGAATAGGTATGTGGTCAGAAAAGTTCTCGGTCTTATAAATTTCGTCATACTTGTTTAGACTGTTTACAGGTCCATTAGATAAGTTCGATTGGTTGGTTTTCCTTGTTGACCTGAACAAGTACGAAGTTGCCTTGCGAACCTTGAAGAGCCCGCAATTAGCAGGTATAGCGCAAGCACACTCacaaaaattgagaatATTCTCAACTGCTCTCACCAGCTGGGGCTTCTTATGTGCTTCTATTCGGTCGAATGGCAACCCTTCTAAGATACTCCTCATAGGAGAATTTCTATCCCAATTCCAGGGCAACGTAAGTTCAGTTCCAGCTTTTATTTCCTTAGTGGTAGTTACTACAAAATAACATCCTTTACCATCCTTTGTGAGAACAGTTTTGATCTCGCAATTGGGAAAGCAACTCTTTCTGATGAATCTGGACTTACCTCCTAATCCGCGGGCATCAAAGACGACAGGTAATGAGGGATGAAAAAACACATTAGGTTTTTCAACGCCCCAAATTGAGTATTGATTTGTGCGGTCTTCAACATATGTTTGCTTAAATTCAACCTTGCCCAGCATTGAAATAACATAGGAATTAGGTTCAGCATCATCGTCCAAAAATAGACCTAATTTGGAGATACCATTGAATTTCTGTTTCCCATTTTCTGAATAAGTTCGGACATTTAGACGACTAGATATCTGATCCAGTGCTTTGTCTAGTTTGGCATTAGACAGATTAGTCATTGATTGTTCTTgcaaacttgaacttgaggGTAGCTGCTCCACAAATGTTTTCACAAGTTTATCGTTGTACTCATTGGAATCAATAGAGTAATATAAAGTTTCAGggttttctttgaacattAAGGAATCGTCAGactcttccaattctttgattgttTTAGCTCTGCgcttttcttttggtaTCGATCTTTCCTCTGGAGCCTTTGGCGTAGTGCTTCTACTACCCTTTGTGCGATTATCTGTGTTTGGGATGGAGTTATCTTCATTTGAAGCATCAAGTAATGGGGGAGTATTGGGTCCTCGTCTTCTTTTATTAGTCTTAGAGTCTTGAATGgctcttttcttcctggTACCGGCGGTTGGATTACAGAGATAGCACCAATACACAGCATTCTCGTCACTAATTGCAACTGGATCAATACAAGCGACATGTTGCCATCTAAAGCACCTATCGCATTGAACAGTGTAGCCGTCATCTTCAGTAGAGCCACAAATACATCCAATCAGTCCACTGTCAGGGTCGACTCTATGTGGAATTTGATTATCCAAGataatcttttcttctgtttttgGCTCTGCCTCTGTTTCGGTTTCAACTTCAGAGTCAACCTTTTCCATGGTGGGCATTCTATCTGTAGAGCTGTTGTCAGTTTCATCATTAAGTGGGTCCGACACTTTTGCTGGGTTCTCGTTTTTagctgaagaatctttATTGACAGCAACATTTTGCGCCTCTTCTTGCTCAGTCTCTGGTTCTGTTTCTTCGcctttgaaaatagttCTTGGTGTTTCTATTTCAGGTTCTATCTTTTCATTCTTGTAAATTTCAATTGCCTGCTTTCCCTCTTGCGATTCTTgagagttggaagaaagaaggaacGCAAGTGATGGGCCTCTGGCGTAGGACGTGCTGGAAGTCTCGGGGGAAGGAGCGGTAGCATGAGCTGAATTCGGAATTGAAGATAAAGTCTGATCATTTTGAACAGGCAAAGTGGTCGTAACAGTTTGAGTGGTGACAGTCGGAGCACTGCCGTGCCCCAAAACAGGAATATGAGATCTGTTCAATAATGGCATAGGAGTAGCTGCGGCGGCCGCCAGTGCCGCAGCTGCTATACGAGCTTTCCCTCTGTTATCATCGTTGGTCAGAGCAGCCACTGCAGGACCTGGACTTGTGTTATTATCGGACATCTTTGAACCATTCTTGTCGCCGTCGTTATTTGCAGATGAGACGGGCGTTAGAGCGTTCTGCTCTTTTCCATGAGACTCGTTCGAAGCGCTAAAAGGAGGCCTCAAATGATAAGAAGACAGCGGTTGCTGCGACTGTTTAGATTGTGATTGCTGCCGCTGATGTTGCTGATGTTGCTGatgttgttgctgttgctgttgctgttgctgctgttgatTCGGTACTTCGTAATCAAATATCCGTGGCAAATGCGGTAACTGTTCGGTTTTATCAGGAATATGTGACGGTGCTTGATATATATATGAGGATTGAGACggctgctgctgctgctgaTTCGGTCTATGATAGTTCTGCGGCtggctttgaaagagcaTTAGCAACGCAGCAGCATCTTGGTCCTTGATTGGACTACTTTCATTGTTGTCCTGAGACATTTGGATCAGAGATGCAGATAAAAATCTTACTTGGCACGAAGTATCCCTGTCAAAAAATTATCTGATAAAAAGCTCACACAGACAATTTACAAAGCCATTagcaaagaaaagcaaaagTATCCAACGAAGCTAAACTGAGCAGGTTACAAATTGAACCAAGTTGTGTACGAAGATCAAATGTTTCAATAAGGAAAGGTGGTGGTGTACTGATACAAAATTTATTTTACACAATATTGCCATTGTACACGACTATTTTTTGGGAAGAGGagagaaaaatcaaatAGGTCACTTCTACCACCAACCACCGGATTTTTTCCCCAAAGGTCCACTACACAGCACAAAcggaagaaagaaaatggtAAGTGTGATTCCTACCACTGTATCTTTTTGTCCGGGACGTTAGATACTAACAGGAAGTTTTAGGCTCATCGATTAGTTACACAGGTTATTTTCACTGGAGCCAAGGTGTTTGGCAGAGCGTTCACAGAGGCCTACAGACAGGCTGCAGCCGCCACTTCAAAGCAAGGAGCCTCGGCTGCTGCAACAGCAGTGAGAGACACCGGAATTTCATTAGACGAGGCCTGCAAAATATTGGATGTTCAACCAAAGGGTCTGGACAACACTAAGATACAGGAAAAGTACAATTATCTGTTTGATATCAACAGTAAAGAGAATGGAGGTAGTTTTTACTTGCAAAGCAAAATTTACAGGGCCAAAGAACGCTTGGAAGCCGAATTGAAAGCAGCTGAGGAAGAACTAAAGGCAAGAGAAGGAGCATCTGGAAAAGATTCATCCAAACCAGAGTAATATGCATGTATATAAATTAGAAgacaaattgaaaaagagatgtAGCATCGCAATAGACGGATGTATACCATCGTCAACTCAAAAAAGAGCACAGACAGGTTTACATCTTCTAGCCCTAACGCATATGCCAAATAAATCTAAGAAACCGAAACGAAATAGCTATTGTGACTTCTCTGTTAAAAAAGTCAATAGGCATTTAGCTGATCGCAAACCCTAATACCGAGCATAACGCTAGTAAGAAGGTTTGCTGGGTTTCTAAGTAAATAAGTTATATATCTTGAGATAGTATAACCACTACTGAtgtgaagaagaaaaaaaggtTTAAGGATAGTGGGTCCTTTTATAGGTGCGTGGGCTCGAAACTTTCtactggaaaaaaaaatcctGGCCCTTCCatagaaaaaaaatcttgaCGTCGGGTAACGGTTACTATTTAAAGTCTAATCTAGGGTCTCTATGTGATCTTAACATAGTCGTCGTTGTGTTCTAGTCCATCAGGACCttcaagagatttttgGGGTAATTGTTCACTGTCCGAGTCTTCGGAAAGATCAGAGAGCTCATTTGAATGATTATTTGTTTCATGTAGCAGAGATTCAAGCCCTTTGGAGACGGAGCTCCAAAGCTTTGAATTCTCCGAGTTACCTGTAGTATCAACACGTAGAGGGGCCTTGTTATCGGCATGATTGTCTTCATTTCGCACATTATTGAACATTTTAGTGGTGGGGgccttctttgaaggatgAGGAAGAGCACAGAACCGTATGTGACATGTTCCACTCTCATCGAACTCTGGGCATATAAATTCGTGACGTAGCTTGCAAGTCATTCCATCAGGACAGATCCCGTTGACTGCAAAAGGCCGACAAACGGCAGCTTCGGAAGAGTCTTTCTTATGTGTGTAAGAGCAATTTTCATTGGAACAAAATCCAGTGTTGTAAAATTTGCACGAAGGTGAATTAAATTGTGTTGGTTTGTGAGATAATGTACAATAAGCATTGTAGCAAGTTCCTTTCAGAAACTCTTTGCATAATGATTTCATGTTGGCATCGTGTAAATACCTGCAACTGCTTTTGCGAGCACAATTTCCGGTCGTAACGAAATAAATGCAGAGTTCTTGAATCTCTTTAGATTTGTCCAACAATTTAAATGAACCAGTTTTCTGTCTGACGTATTCTCTATTATCTATGgtaattttcttttcatcatcGCAAGCCCCAGCATCCAAGTGAGACACTGGAACCAACCTCGAGGCATTTTTAATCTCAACGTACTTGCTGCCGTCTATGTCGATCCTGTTCTTGTGTCTATATTCACTTGCATTCTTCTTGCACCAGACATTTAACATTTTCTGCTTTCTGTGTAATACCGGTATAGATGGCTTGGCAATAGCGTAATGATTCTTCTGTCCAGCGGAACTGATTGTTCCTAATGTCTTGAGTCTTTTCTTGCTTTCATCGATGGATTCTTACTTGGTTAGTAGGTCGTTTGAAGATTTTTGAGTCGCAACAAATTACTTACTTTGTAAATCGGCATATCGCCTTTTTATCTCTTCCAACTGTTTTTCAGTACTGGACATGAAAGAGTCTATCCAACTTGGTTTAGAGTCAATCCAAAGGTATATATACACAATAAGAGTATTGATAAGagagaaactgaagaaaaggaaTCCGCGATTACTTAGCAAAAACGATAATGGGAGATGTCCAATGTAAGACTTATCCTGTGACTAAATAAACATGTCCGATCTTTCTAGAAACCAAGTAAAGGAACGTGCTAGGATAGAGCTTTCAAGGATACTGCCATTGGATGACGAAAGTTTAGATCAAGTCATTACATATGCTTTCACTTTACGAacaaaggaagaaattgctGAACATTTCCTGAATTTGCTAGGAGAAAGCCCAGATTCGTTCCAATTCATTTCCaacttccaagaaatgTTATTTCCGAGCCCCAGGACTGGGAAGGCGATCCAAGAAGACTCTTCAATAGCAAGGCCTGACCCCAAGTTGTCATCTACATCGCCATCGCCATCGCCATCGCCATCACCATCGCAGTCTAAACCATCAGTGCTCAGAAGTATAAAAATAACATCAGGCAAACCAAGCAAGATAAAGACTGTCAGAAAAGTTGTTACAAGACCCATATCAAGTTCAGGCTCAGCGTTATCCTCTGATTCATCTAATAATCCATTACGGACACAACTACAAGTACAAAATTCTTCTAATGATACTCAGAaaacaatgaaaaaaaCGCTAAATAGTCTCAAAGACATCGACAGCGCAATAGCCgaattggaattgaatgaGCCAGTCCCCCTAGATGGTGAGCCTCGGCCTGCCAAGCGATTCTGTGATTGTATGGCTCAAAGGCATCCTTTATTCGAAATGTTTCCCAACTGTCTTAACTGCGGGAAGATTATTTGCATAAAGGAGGGCCTTCAACCGTGTTCCTCATGCGGGAAAGAACTTCTCAGCAATGaagaaaagtcaaaaattgaagagataCTAAACCAGGAGAAACTCAAACTGGAAGAGAAGGCAGGTAtagattcttcaaatgacAAAACCAAAGccaaacagaagaaaaaactgatcCTTTCTATGAACGAAAAGGGTAAAaacaactttttggaaaaggagatttttttcaatgaaattgactctcagaaacaaaaacaacttcaacagGCAGTAGAAGCTCAAGAAGAGCAGAAGAAGTTAGACCAGCAGAAATTTGAGTTGGAATACTATGCgaaaatcaaagacaaaTCTCCGGAATTGCTACAGGCCCAAGAACGTCTAgatcaattgttgaactttcaagaaactaGTGCTGAGAGGACTAAAATCATTGATCAGGCTTCTGACTTTGAGCTGCCTAATCAAAATTTTAACTTGTGGGCAAGCCCTGTAGAGAGAGCATTACAACTAAAGAAACAACAGAGGCAGCTTCGAAAACAAGAATCTTCAGAGAAAGCTAAAACTGGGCGTGCGAGCCATGCATTTAACATCTCTATTGCTGACGGCCAAGTGGTCATGAATCAAGAATCGATTATCGAAGACCCTACTGATGAAATAGATCAAGGCATAGAGGATTTAGAGGCTAGAGTtaaaaaaatgaaaaatgaaCAGCTCTCCAGCAATATCGGTAAAGTTTGGAATCCTGAAGAATATaaacaaaaatggaaagCACCTGTCTATATGCACTCAGAAGATGACAACTCTTCAGAAACTCAGCCAGAACCAACAGAGGAGTGGGAAAGAGTGCAGAATGGCtctgttgaagaatcagagCAAGTTCTCTTGAGCCTTCCGATCATGTAGCTCGTTTATTAGTAAATCTATAGAACCATGATAATGGATCCTGCACCTAATTTAATTAATTAGTTGTTGTTCATCTACTGATTCTGCTTTCATCTTGTTCTAGATAGCTGTTAATTTTGGTGATAATGAGGGATCTTGAACGAGAATATTGGCATTCCCTTGTACTTGTGCATGGGGTCTCAATGGGGTGCTGCTGTGAAATTGGTTTGTGCGTTCACTGTTCCAGGTATATTCCTGTTGTTCTTCCTCCACTGGTTTGATGTTAATAGGAGATCCAGTTAAGATATCATTGCCTTCTGGGTGtaacttttgaatttctgaGTCAGAAAGGGTACTTGTATTTTGATCATGTTGTAGCATATCGAAATCAACACAATTTTGTAGTAGTTTCATCATTGATAAACTGGAGTCACTTTGATACTTCGAGCTTCCAACGTAGTTTAAATACTCGTTGGTATTCCAGTCATCTTTGCTAATGCCAGTCATAATATCATCCTGTAACTGTGATTTATACTTTCCATGTTGTGTTTGATAGTTGACcccttcttcaattgaggatGGATTGAGATCTTTCTTGAATTCACTGAAATCAGTGAAGTCCCTTACGTCCTGAGGGTCAAACTCCACAAATAGatcttcattatcatcttcactCATCTGATCTTTGTCAGTTATTTGAGAGATATGATCAATCTGGTACTGATCCTCTTTGAATTTGCGTATGGATTGTTCATCCACATCATACACGGGATTCTCAATATTCTTGGGATTTACCATTTCATCCTGCCTTCGTTTCTTACTTTGAAGGTATGACGGTTTACTGTATTCCATATTCTCGTCGTTATTATTGTACAGCGGGGCAGTTTGGACATTGACAAAGCGATTTTCTCCATTAGTTGTTTTGGACCACCCAGTGTTGTGAATCGAATGGTGATTTCTTGTAGCTAAAGGTGCATGTGACACAAATTCGTTGGAAGTTCTATCAGAAAAGTGATATTGAGGCACATGGTTTCGGAAGTAGCTCATTTGCTGCAAGTCAGTGGCTGAAGCCCTTTTCTCTGGGTCCCAAACAAGACACGCTTTGACAACCTTGAGCAGGTCAAGAAGGTCATTAGTAGGTAAGTCAGTCCTTGGAATCAGTTGATACATACTGATACCGGCTACCTCTGGTAAACTAAAGCCTAAATCACCTGCCAGAGATTGAGCTTTGGGCCAATATCCACCCAGTGGGACAGCTGAACTTGCAAACGAATCAGGCTCAAATTCTGCAGAGTAAGCATTAGAACTTGGCTCTGGAGAACCCAAGACTTCCAATATTTTCCACAATTGATCCAATTCATTTGATCCGGGAAATAATGGTCGAAAACTGGTTACTTCGACGGCAACCGTAGCAAACGCCCACATGTCAACAGGACAGGAGTAAAACTTTTGTCTAAGAAGTATTTCTGGAGAGCGGTACCATCTTGTGGATACATAGGCAGTGTACGGTTTTACGTTATCCACATGACGCGCAAGGCCATAGTCAGCCAGTTTAATGATATAAGCatcctttcttcttgacGGAGGGATGCTCTCTTTGGAGCCATAATAGGCAGTGTTAGAAACAACCAAGATGTTCTCCGGTTTGACATCTCTATGGAAGAAATTATGTTTGTGAATGTGACTGATACCCGCCAGGAGTTGCACTAAGA
It encodes the following:
- a CDS encoding Constituent of the mitochondrial import motor associated with the presequence translocase; this encodes MAHRLVTQVIFTGAKVFGRAFTEAYRQAAAATSKQGASAAATAVRDTGISLDEACKILDVQPKGLDNTKIQEKYNYLFDINSKENGGSFYLQSKIYRAKERLEAELKAAEEELKAREGASGKDSSKPE
- a CDS encoding Defining member of the SET3 histone deacetylase complex, which translates into the protein MSQDNNESSPIKDQDAAALLMLFQSQPQNYHRPNQQQQQPSQSSYIYQAPSHIPDKTEQLPHLPRIFDYEVPNQQQQQQQQQQQHQQHQQHQRQQSQSKQSQQPLSSYHLRPPFSASNESHGKEQNALTPVSSANNDGDKNGSKMSDNNTSPGPAVAALTNDDNRGKARIAAAALAAAAATPMPLLNRSHIPVLGHGSAPTVTTQTVTTTLPVQNDQTLSSIPNSAHATAPSPETSSTSYARGPSLAFLLSSNSQESQEGKQAIEIYKNEKIEPEIETPRTIFKGEETEPETEQEEAQNVAVNKDSSAKNENPAKVSDPLNDETDNSSTDRMPTMEKVDSEVETETEAEPKTEEKIILDNQIPHRVDPDSGLIGCICGSTEDDGYTVQCDRCFRWQHVACIDPVAISDENAVYWCYLCNPTAGTRKKRAIQDSKTNKRRRGPNTPPLLDASNEDNSIPNTDNRTKGSRSTTPKAPEERSIPKEKRRAKTIKELEESDDSLMFKENPETLYYSIDSNEYNDKLVKTFVEQLPSSSSLQEQSMTNLSNAKLDKALDQISSRLNVRTYSENGKQKFNGISKLGLFLDDDAEPNSYVISMLGKVEFKQTYVEDRTNQYSIWGVEKPNVFFHPSLPVVFDARGLGGKSRFIRKSCFPNCEIKTVLTKDGKGCYFVVTTTKEIKAGTELTLPWNWDRNSPMRSILEGLPFDRIEAHKKPQLVRAVENILNFCECACAIPANCGLFKVRKATSYLFRSTRKTNQSNLSNGPVNSLNKYDEIYKTENFSDHIPIQTRLRNRTLQIDKLASNETLVDKTESTSAEKSEGDNNGNSLNENAFVNKRSKSNQSILDRPRELLPYIYRILKEAQRKRNSIKDTGTKLSERSNDMKPTIESTSGSIDDFPTPVLLLNDPVERTKPGIKSASPSGKEVKEKKKFSLADYMKKKNNGIIYTEVSH
- a CDS encoding Serine/threonine protein kinase involved in activation of meiosis, which translates into the protein MLLSQHDIKPKRRESKQNRPEIALPSDLQDPPKEIPLRSLQDCYKTVSSLGSGSFGSVVLAKIKDEYVSKLALDLTNPVHKNTLRYVNPSVPCNKSYSGLHVVAIKTMTKRLTHLRDYTKVKEVRFILSVPSHPNLVQIYDLLIDSTTFQLQIVMESMDQNLYQLMRARKSSLFSPNTLRSILVQLLAGISHIHKHNFFHRDVKPENILVVSNTAYYGSKESIPPSRRKDAYIIKLADYGLARHVDNVKPYTAYVSTRWYRSPEILLRQKFYSCPVDMWAFATVAVEVTSFRPLFPGSNELDQLWKILEVLGSPEPSSNAYSAEFEPDSFASSAVPLGGYWPKAQSLAGDLGFSLPEVAGISMYQLIPRTDLPTNDLLDLLKVVKACLVWDPEKRASATDLQQMSYFRNHVPQYHFSDRTSNEFVSHAPLATRNHHSIHNTGWSKTTNGENRFVNVQTAPLYNNNDENMEYSKPSYLQSKKRRQDEMVNPKNIENPVYDVDEQSIRKFKEDQYQIDHISQITDKDQMSEDDNEDLFVEFDPQDVRDFTDFSEFKKDLNPSSIEEGVNYQTQHGKYKSQLQDDIMTGISKDDWNTNEYLNYVGSSKYQSDSSLSMMKLLQNCVDFDMLQHDQNTSTLSDSEIQKLHPEGNDILTGSPINIKPVEEEQQEYTWNSERTNQFHSSTPLRPHAQVQGNANILVQDPSLSPKLTAI